A single Saccopteryx bilineata isolate mSacBil1 chromosome 7, mSacBil1_pri_phased_curated, whole genome shotgun sequence DNA region contains:
- the KRIT1 gene encoding krev interaction trapped protein 1 isoform X3 translates to MGREAALFIVPSVVKDNTKYTYIPGCPIFYCLQDIMRVCSESSTHFATLTARMLIALDKWLDERHAQSHFIPALFRPSPLERIKTNVINPAYATDSGQTENSLHMGYSALEIKSKMLALEKADTCIYNPLFGSDLQYTNRVDKVVINPYFGLGAPDYSKIQIPKQEKWQRSMSSVTEDKERPWVDDFPLHRSACEGDSELLTRLLNERFSVNQLDNDHWAPIHYACWLGKVEATRILLEKGKCNPNLLNGHLSSPLHFAAGGGHAEIVQILLKHPEIDRHITDQQGKSPLNICEENKQNNWEETAKLLKEALNKPYEKVRIYRMDGSYRSVELKHGNNTSVQQIMEGMRLSQETQQYFTIWICSENLSLQLKPYHKPLQHVRDWPEILAELTNLDPQRETPQLFLRRDVRLPLEVEKKIEDPLAILILFDEARYNLLKGFYTAPDAKLITLASLLLQIVYGNYESKKHKQGFLNEENLKSIVPITKLKSKAPHWTNRILHEYKNLSTSEGVSKEMHHLQRMFLQNCWEIPTYGAAFFTGQIFTKASPSNHKVIPVYVGVNIKGLHLLNMETKALLISLKYGCFMWQLGDADTCFQIHSMENKMSFIVHTKQAGLVVKLLIKLNGQLMPTERNS, encoded by the exons ATGGGCAGAGAAGCAGCATTATTTATTGTTCCATCAGTTGTCAAAG ataaTACTAAATACACATATATTCCAGGATGCCCAATTTTTTACTGCTTACAGGATATTATGAGAGTCTGTAGTGAATCCAGCACTCACTTTGCTACTCTTACAGCAAGGATGTTAATAGCCTTGGATAA GTGGTTAGATGAACGTCATGCACAATCTCACTTTATTCCAGCTTTATTCCGACCATCTCCTCTTGAGCGGATAAAAACTAATGTCATAAATCCTGCATATGCTACTGATTCAGGTCAGACCGAAAACTCACTACATATGGGCTATAGTGCACtagaaataaagagtaaaatgttAGCCCTAGAAAAAGCAGATACCTGTATTTACAACCCTTTGTTTGGATCAGATCTTCAGTATACAAACCGG gtTGATAAAGTGGTAATAAATCCATACTTTGGTCTTGGAGCTCCAGACTACTCAAAAATCCAAATTCCAAAACAGGAAAAATGGCAGAGAAGCATGAGCAGTGTCACAGAAGACAA GGAACGACCGTGGGTAGATGATTTTCCTCTCCATCGAAGTGCCTGTGAAGGAGATTCAGAATTATTAACCCGTCTTCTCAATGAAAGATTTTCAGTCAACCAGTTAGATAATGACCACTGGGCACCCATTCATTATGCATGCTG gcttGGAAAAGTTGAGGCAACTCGCATATTGTTAGAGAAAGGAAAGTGCAACCCAAACCTTCTAAATGGACATCTGAGTTCTCCTCTTCATTTTGCTGCTGGAGGAGGACATGCTGAAATAGTGCAGATTCTCTTAAAGCATCCAGAAATTGACAGG CACATAACAGATCAACAAGGAAAATCCCCTTTAAATATttgtgaagaaaacaaacaaaataattgggAAGAGACTGCAAAATTGTTGAAGGAAGCCCTTAATAAACCA TATGAAAAAGTTCGAATATACAGGATGGATGGGTCGTACCGTTCTGTTGAACTGAAGCATGGAAATAATACCTCAGTGCAGCAGATAATGGAAGGAATGCGTCTCTCTCAAGAAACACAGCAATATTTCACTATTTGGATCTGTTCAGAAAATCTTA GCCTTCAACTCAAACCTTATCATAAACCCTTGCAACATGTTCGTGATTGGCCAGAAATACTTGCTGAATTGACTAATTTGGATCCCCAAAGGGAAACACCACAGCTTTTCCTGAGAAGAGACGTGAGACTTCCTTTGGAAGTTGAAAAAAAG attgaaGACCCACTAGCTATTCTTATTCTCTTTGACGAAGCCAGATAtaatttattgaagggcttttatACAGCTCCTGATGCCAAACTGATAACACTGGCAAGTCTGTTATTGCAAATAGTTTATGGAAATTATGAGAGTAAGAAACACAAGCAAGGTTTCCTAAA TGAAGAAAATCTAAAATCCATAGTACCTATTACCAAATTGAAAAGTAAGGCACCTCACTGGACAAATCGAATTCTTCATGAATATAAG AATCTTAGTACAAGTGAGGGAGTCAGTAAAGAAATGCATCACCTTCAGCGCATGTTCTTGCAGAATTGTTGGGAAATTCCTACGTATGGAGCAGCTTTTTTCACAGGACAGATATTTACAAAGGCAAGCCCCAGCAATCATAAAGTCATCCCTGTGTATGTAGGTGTGAATATAAAAGGACTTCATCTCCTCAACATGGAAACTAAG